A region of Mesoplodon densirostris isolate mMesDen1 chromosome 11, mMesDen1 primary haplotype, whole genome shotgun sequence DNA encodes the following proteins:
- the FGF6 gene encoding fibroblast growth factor 6, with amino-acid sequence MALGQRQLITMSRRAGRLQGTLRALIFLGVLVGMVVPSPAGSRANSTLLASRGWGTLLSRSRAGLAGEVAGVNWESGYLVGIKRQRRLYCNVGIGFHLQVPPDGRISGTHEENPYSLLEISTVERGVVSLFGVKSALFVAMNSKGRLYTTPSFQEECKFRETLLPNNYNAYESDLYRGTYIALSKYGRVKRGSKVSPVMTVTHFLPRI; translated from the exons ATGGCCCTGGGACAGAGGCAGCTCATCACTATGTCCCGGAGAGCAGGACGTCTGCAGGGCACGCTACGGGCTCTCATCTTCCTCGGCGTCCTCGTGGGCATGGTGGTGCCCTCTCCCGCGGGCTCCCGCGCCAACAGCACGCTGCTGGCTTCGAGGGGCTGGGGCACCCTGCTGTCCAGGTCTCGGGCTGGGCTGGCTGGAGAGGTTGCTGGCGTGAACTGGGAAAGCGGCTATTTGGTGGGGATCAAGCGGCAGCGGAGGCTCTACTGCAACGTGGGCATCGGCTTCCACCTCCAGGTGCCCCCCGACGGCCGGATCAGCGGCACCCACGAGGAGAACCCCTACA GCCTGCTGGAGATTTCCACAGTGGAGCGAGGCGTGGTGAGTCTCTTTGGGGTGAAAAGTGCCCTCTTCGTTGCCATGAACAGTAAAGGAAGATTATACACCACG CCCAGCTTCCAAGAGGAGTGCAAATTCAGAGAGACCCTCCTGCCCAACAATTACAACGCCTATGAGTCAGACCTGTACCGAGGCACCTACATCGCGCTGAGCAAATACGGACGGGTAAAGCGGGGCAGCAAGGTGTCCCCAGTCATGACCGTCACTCACTTCCTCCCCAGGATATAA